In the Deltaproteobacteria bacterium genome, one interval contains:
- a CDS encoding MFS transporter, translating into MSGEPAALATPEPLVGPGARLRLFYFLYYAGVGVTLPYFSLYLQGLGLDGRQIGLLQMLQPLLAAPAGLLWAAAADRMRAANRALAISAFAVAAAYATLPLARGAWGVAGVMIALGLAGPALVPLIDGLAVEWTRRQPTESYTRTRLFGSLGYVAAAQGLGLWLWMRGERPADPLVPAALLAASAGLALVSLGLPAAPLAERATSLRAALGLLRNKRLVLILIMCALHWMGCAPYNVFFGPLAREHGLPDAAIGLASALGVATEVAVLWMSPALEARFSQRALFATSFAITALRWALVGSVSDPRILVALQVLHGATFGLFWATVVRALRDEVPHELRATGQALFGAVAFQLASAIANPIAGAAFDRAGHAAPLFTGAGVLELIALALALLSPRAQRPGAAAG; encoded by the coding sequence GTGAGCGGCGAGCCGGCAGCCCTCGCGACGCCGGAGCCGCTCGTCGGGCCCGGCGCGCGGCTCCGGCTCTTCTACTTTCTGTACTACGCGGGCGTGGGCGTCACGCTGCCGTACTTCTCGCTCTACCTGCAGGGCCTGGGTCTCGACGGGCGCCAGATCGGCTTGCTGCAGATGCTTCAGCCGCTGCTCGCGGCGCCCGCGGGACTGCTCTGGGCAGCTGCGGCGGATCGGATGCGCGCCGCGAATCGCGCGCTGGCGATCTCGGCGTTCGCAGTGGCCGCGGCGTACGCGACCTTGCCACTCGCGCGCGGAGCGTGGGGCGTCGCAGGCGTGATGATCGCGCTCGGGCTCGCGGGGCCGGCGCTGGTGCCGCTCATCGACGGGCTCGCGGTGGAGTGGACGCGCCGTCAGCCCACCGAGAGCTACACGCGCACCCGGCTCTTCGGCTCGCTGGGCTACGTGGCCGCCGCGCAGGGACTCGGCTTGTGGCTCTGGATGCGCGGCGAGCGGCCCGCGGATCCGCTGGTGCCTGCGGCGCTGCTGGCGGCGTCGGCGGGGTTGGCGCTGGTGTCGCTCGGGTTGCCGGCGGCGCCGCTCGCGGAACGCGCGACCAGCCTGCGCGCCGCGCTCGGACTTCTTCGAAACAAGCGGCTGGTGCTGATCCTGATCATGTGCGCGCTGCACTGGATGGGCTGCGCGCCGTACAACGTCTTCTTCGGGCCGCTGGCGCGCGAGCACGGTTTGCCCGACGCCGCGATCGGTCTCGCGAGCGCGCTCGGCGTAGCGACCGAGGTGGCCGTGCTCTGGATGTCACCGGCCCTCGAGGCACGGTTCTCCCAGCGCGCGCTCTTCGCGACGTCGTTCGCGATCACGGCGCTGCGCTGGGCGCTCGTCGGATCCGTGTCGGATCCGCGGATCCTCGTGGCCCTTCAGGTGCTGCACGGCGCGACGTTCGGGCTCTTCTGGGCCACGGTCGTGCGCGCGCTTCGCGATGAAGTTCCGCACGAGCTGCGCGCCACCGGTCAGGCGCTGTTTGGCGCGGTGGCGTTCCAGCTCGCGAGCGCGATCGCGAATCCGATTGCGGGCGCGGCGTTCGATCGCGCGGGACACGCGGCGCCGCTGTTCACGGGCGCGGGCGTGCTCGAGTTGATCGCGTTGGCGCTCGCGCTGCTCAGCCCGCGAGCTCAGCGCCCCGGCGCCGCAGCAGGATGA
- a CDS encoding COX15/CtaA family protein, protein MALAISARGYKNLAFGTLVYNLAVVAWGALVRATGSGAGCGSHWPDCNGQVVPTSPTVKTAIEFTHRATSGIDTILAIALLVFAFTRFPRGHGTRRGGVMFMVAMVLEALAGAGLVKLGLVEKDASPLRAVAISIHQVLTLYLLFSLALLVMWSRGEVSELKLRGQGTTGLLAIGVLAGVPLLAISGAIAALGDTLYPTTSLSAGMHADFAASSAVLLKLRVLHPLFAVGVAAFVFASMVGLARRGPRARDAAYTTGVLLLCQLGAGVVNIALLAPTWMQLAHLVLADLTWISLVRTAALALAGPEPEPHGAPALAS, encoded by the coding sequence ATGGCGCTCGCGATTTCTGCACGCGGCTACAAGAACCTCGCGTTCGGGACGCTCGTGTACAACCTCGCGGTCGTCGCGTGGGGCGCGCTCGTTCGCGCCACCGGATCCGGCGCGGGCTGCGGCAGCCACTGGCCCGATTGCAACGGCCAGGTCGTGCCGACTTCACCCACCGTGAAGACGGCGATCGAGTTCACCCACCGCGCCACCAGCGGCATCGACACCATCCTGGCGATTGCGCTGCTCGTCTTCGCGTTCACCCGCTTTCCGCGCGGGCACGGCACGCGGCGCGGCGGCGTGATGTTCATGGTCGCGATGGTCCTGGAGGCCCTGGCGGGCGCGGGTCTGGTCAAGCTCGGGTTGGTGGAGAAAGACGCCTCGCCGCTGCGCGCGGTGGCGATTTCGATCCACCAGGTGCTCACGCTGTACCTGCTCTTCTCGCTGGCGCTCTTGGTGATGTGGAGCCGCGGCGAAGTGAGCGAGCTCAAGCTGCGCGGCCAGGGCACGACGGGGCTGCTCGCAATCGGTGTCCTCGCGGGCGTGCCGCTGCTGGCCATCTCGGGCGCGATCGCTGCGCTCGGCGACACGCTCTATCCCACGACCTCGCTCAGCGCGGGTATGCACGCGGACTTCGCCGCGAGCTCGGCGGTGCTGCTCAAGCTGCGCGTGCTGCATCCGCTGTTTGCGGTGGGCGTGGCGGCGTTCGTCTTCGCCTCGATGGTGGGGCTCGCGCGCCGCGGCCCGCGCGCGCGCGACGCCGCGTACACCACCGGAGTTCTGCTCCTCTGCCAGCTGGGCGCCGGCGTGGTGAACATCGCGCTGCTCGCGCCCACCTGGATGCAGCTGGCGCACCTGGTGCTCGCCGATCTCACCTGGATCTCGCTGGTGCGCACCGCGGCGCTGGCCCTCGCCGGACCGGAGCCCGAGCCGCACGGCGCGCCCGCGCTGGCCTCGTGA